A window of the Catenulispora sp. GP43 genome harbors these coding sequences:
- a CDS encoding adenylosuccinate synthase: MPALVLVGAQWGDEGKGKATDLLGGSVDYVVRYQGGNNAGHTVVIGDQKYALHLLPSGILSPGCVPVIGNGVVIDPAVLFAELDGLDQRGVDTSRLLISANAHLITPYHRTMDKVSERFLGKNKIGTTGRGIGPTYADKINRIGVRVQDLFDPSILLQKVEGALRDRNQMLVKVYNRRALSAEAVVEEYLGYAERLRPMVADTSLVVNKALDEGKVVLLEGGQGTLLDVDHGTYPFVTSSNPTTGGACTGAGIGPTRITRSIGILKAYATRVGAGPFPTELFDENGEALRRIGHEYGVTTGRDRRCGWFDAPVARYASRVNGLTDFFLTKLDVLTGFEKIPVCVAYDVDGVRHDEIPMTQTDFHHATPVYEELPGWTEDISGCKSFEDLPKNAQAYVKALEDMSGAPISAIGVGPERNATIQLRSFL; this comes from the coding sequence ATGCCCGCTCTCGTGCTAGTCGGCGCCCAGTGGGGCGACGAAGGCAAGGGTAAGGCCACGGACCTGCTCGGCGGCTCGGTCGACTACGTCGTCCGCTATCAGGGCGGCAACAACGCCGGCCACACGGTCGTCATCGGCGACCAGAAGTACGCCCTCCACCTTCTGCCCTCCGGCATCCTCTCGCCGGGCTGCGTGCCGGTGATCGGCAACGGCGTGGTCATCGACCCGGCCGTGCTGTTCGCCGAGCTCGACGGGCTCGACCAGCGCGGGGTCGACACCTCGCGGCTGCTGATCTCGGCGAACGCGCACCTGATCACGCCCTACCACCGGACCATGGACAAGGTCAGCGAGCGGTTCCTGGGCAAGAACAAGATCGGGACCACCGGGCGCGGTATCGGGCCGACCTACGCGGACAAGATCAACCGGATCGGGGTGCGGGTCCAGGACCTGTTCGACCCCTCGATCCTGCTGCAGAAGGTCGAGGGCGCGCTGCGGGACCGGAACCAGATGCTGGTCAAGGTCTACAACCGGCGCGCGCTGAGCGCCGAGGCCGTGGTCGAGGAGTACCTGGGCTACGCCGAGCGGCTGCGGCCGATGGTCGCCGACACCTCGCTGGTCGTCAACAAGGCGCTGGACGAGGGCAAGGTCGTGCTGCTGGAGGGCGGTCAGGGCACGCTGCTGGACGTGGACCACGGCACCTATCCCTTCGTCACCTCCTCGAACCCGACCACCGGCGGGGCGTGCACCGGCGCCGGCATCGGCCCGACGCGCATCACCCGGTCCATCGGCATCCTGAAGGCGTACGCGACGCGCGTGGGGGCCGGGCCGTTCCCGACCGAGCTGTTCGACGAGAACGGCGAGGCGCTGCGCCGCATCGGCCACGAGTACGGCGTCACCACCGGCCGGGACCGGCGCTGCGGCTGGTTCGACGCGCCGGTGGCGCGCTACGCCTCCCGGGTGAACGGCCTGACCGACTTCTTCCTCACCAAGCTGGACGTGCTGACCGGCTTCGAGAAGATCCCGGTCTGCGTGGCCTACGACGTGGACGGCGTCCGGCACGACGAGATCCCGATGACCCAGACCGACTTCCACCACGCGACGCCGGTCTACGAGGAGCTCCCGGGCTGGACCGAGGACATCTCGGGCTGCAAGTCCTTCGAGGACCTGCCGAAGAACGCGCAGGCGTACGTGAAGGCGCTGGAGGACATGTCGGGCGCGCCGATCTCGGCGATCGGCGTCGGCCCGGAGCGCAACGCCACGATCCAGCTGCGCTCGTTCCTGTAG
- a CDS encoding DUF397 domain-containing protein → MIENDGLQWRKAAASSGNGSCVELAAGDTGAVYLRDSKDPSGPVLTFTRREIAAFLDGAQRGEFDDLA, encoded by the coding sequence ATGATCGAAAACGACGGCCTGCAATGGCGCAAGGCCGCCGCGAGCAGCGGGAACGGGTCATGCGTGGAGCTGGCCGCCGGTGATACCGGTGCCGTCTACCTGCGGGACTCGAAGGACCCTTCCGGCCCTGTCTTGACCTTCACCCGCAGGGAGATCGCCGCGTTCCTGGACGGAGCACAGCGCGGAGAGTTCGACGACCTGGCCTGA
- a CDS encoding aspartate aminotransferase family protein yields the protein MTDISPDELKAAGAQVLADDRAHVFHSWSAQGAISPLPIAGAEGSYFWDYDGNRYLDFSSQLVNTNIGHQHPKVVAAIQEQAGKLCTIAPAFANDVRGEAARLIAELAPGDLNYVFFTNGGAEAVENAVRMARLHTGRTKVLSAYRSYHGSTSTAISVTGDPRRWANDAVGQSTGGAVHFFGPHLYRSHFHATTEAEECERALLHLEQTIQYEGPATIAAIILETIVGTAGVLMPPAGYLAGVRALCDKYGIVYIADEVMAGFARSGAWFALDHWGVTPDLITFAKGSNSGYVPVGGVIISEKIRDTFKDRVYPGGLTYSGHPLACASIVATINAMKEEGIIEHAARLGEEVFGPALRAMAGKHPSVGEVRGVGAFWALDLVRSKETREMLVPYNASGADAAPMNELAAAMKARGVWPFINFNRLHVVPPCTISEEDARKGLAALDEALSVVDVYAS from the coding sequence ATGACTGATATCTCCCCCGACGAGCTGAAGGCGGCCGGCGCGCAAGTTCTCGCCGACGACCGCGCCCACGTGTTCCACTCCTGGTCGGCGCAGGGGGCCATCAGTCCGCTCCCGATCGCCGGCGCCGAGGGGTCCTACTTCTGGGACTACGACGGCAACCGCTATCTGGACTTCTCCTCCCAGCTGGTGAACACCAACATCGGGCACCAGCACCCCAAGGTGGTCGCGGCGATCCAGGAGCAGGCCGGCAAGCTGTGCACCATCGCGCCGGCCTTCGCCAACGACGTCCGCGGCGAGGCCGCCCGGCTGATCGCCGAGCTGGCCCCGGGCGACCTGAACTACGTCTTCTTCACCAACGGCGGCGCCGAGGCCGTCGAGAACGCCGTCCGCATGGCCCGGCTGCACACCGGCCGCACCAAGGTGCTCTCCGCCTACCGCAGCTACCACGGCTCCACCTCGACGGCCATCTCCGTCACCGGCGACCCGCGCCGCTGGGCCAACGACGCGGTGGGCCAGTCCACCGGCGGCGCCGTGCACTTCTTCGGCCCGCACCTGTACCGCTCCCACTTCCACGCCACGACCGAGGCCGAGGAATGCGAGCGCGCGCTGCTGCACCTGGAGCAGACCATCCAGTACGAGGGCCCGGCGACCATCGCGGCCATCATCCTGGAGACCATCGTCGGTACCGCCGGTGTGCTGATGCCGCCGGCGGGCTACCTGGCGGGCGTCCGGGCGCTGTGCGACAAGTACGGGATCGTCTACATCGCCGACGAGGTGATGGCCGGGTTCGCGCGCTCCGGCGCCTGGTTCGCGCTCGACCACTGGGGCGTCACCCCGGACCTGATCACCTTCGCCAAGGGCTCCAACTCCGGGTACGTCCCGGTCGGCGGTGTGATCATCTCCGAGAAGATCCGCGACACCTTCAAGGACCGCGTGTACCCCGGCGGCCTGACCTACTCCGGGCACCCGCTCGCCTGCGCCTCCATCGTCGCCACCATCAACGCGATGAAGGAGGAGGGCATCATCGAGCACGCGGCGCGGCTCGGCGAGGAGGTCTTCGGCCCGGCGCTGCGCGCGATGGCCGGGAAGCACCCGAGCGTCGGCGAGGTGCGCGGCGTCGGCGCGTTCTGGGCGCTGGACCTGGTCCGCTCCAAGGAGACGCGCGAGATGCTGGTGCCCTACAACGCTTCCGGCGCGGACGCGGCGCCGATGAACGAGCTCGCGGCGGCGATGAAGGCGCGCGGCGTGTGGCCGTTCATCAACTTCAACCGGCTGCACGTGGTGCCGCCGTGCACCATCTCCGAGGAGGACGCGCGCAAGGGACTGGCGGCGCTGGACGAGGCGCTGTCGGTCGTGGACGTCTACGCGAGCTGA
- a CDS encoding SigE family RNA polymerase sigma factor codes for MRGEKRDKERGRDEKRADEEAEFREFMVSRWGGLVRFAYGLTGDRGHAEDLAQTALAKAYASWPRVRRADDPDAYVRRILINANHHRFRKRRVDERSGQAPAEPAVTDGTAAFDQREALVAALMELPPKQRAVVVLRYWDGLTETQAATVLGCSVGTVKSQASRALAKLRASTQLQDGSAIS; via the coding sequence ATGCGGGGTGAGAAGCGTGACAAGGAACGTGGCAGGGACGAGAAACGCGCCGACGAGGAAGCCGAGTTCCGCGAGTTCATGGTCAGCCGGTGGGGCGGCCTGGTCCGGTTCGCCTACGGCCTGACCGGCGACCGCGGCCACGCCGAGGACCTGGCGCAGACCGCGCTGGCCAAGGCGTACGCGTCCTGGCCCAGGGTGCGGCGCGCGGACGACCCGGACGCCTACGTCCGCCGGATCCTGATCAACGCCAACCACCACCGCTTCCGCAAACGCCGGGTCGACGAGCGCTCCGGCCAGGCGCCGGCCGAACCCGCCGTCACCGACGGCACCGCCGCCTTCGACCAGCGCGAGGCGCTGGTGGCGGCCCTCATGGAGCTGCCGCCGAAACAGCGCGCGGTCGTCGTGCTCCGCTATTGGGACGGCCTGACGGAGACCCAGGCCGCCACGGTGCTCGGCTGTTCGGTCGGCACCGTGAAGAGCCAGGCCTCGCGGGCCCTGGCCAAGCTCCGAGCCAGCACACAGCTTCAGGACGGGAGTGCGATCTCGTGA
- a CDS encoding tetratricopeptide repeat protein, producing the protein MPILPSTSESAFQRPSWTAGELRTALEANEDEPAGRARSVRAEALLAAADKLGDPEIQIRALHTVIEAYERGGESFRSPVLFSRLLRLWDRHGKTLRDASRLEYETHWVFKWMTSDLLSVPEVPLATVHGFVDEMERRYRLAGYGMRAVHAQRFRIAEHLGDTAQAETHFGRWLAAERDLMSDCRACEHLAQGAWRADRGDDLAAMRLWRPTIENEISCLDEPASTLAGSLKPLLRLRRYDEARANHLRGYRLLRGHVELRTAFGRHIEFCVLSGNGARGLEILAENRCLFDPPFEPLDYLEFLSCVALLLRGQVQAGSTASVAGPEGRDWPVGELLDRVRSEIEDLTRRFDARNGTDAVSSRVAATMDQTWLVAELPLVVAARPRVPEARRETPEPPALPIQRESAAETAEPADLADPDTDTDFDDLLAEARRLFDVAHPGAMKMWERVAVAADRRGIELDLEAQGRLAEERAADALDREDMDRAVRLLGEAVERYEEGGLEGRAVAVKARKLLAEALQKKTCEPLQEEALAALYATARVLQARGLAEPEDVLTVRRAQAFEARRTTEIGADPDGEADFEARRESAFDHFAASVEALLADAVEFDVPARAAAAHTMRAEIAQRRGRPEESVPELLAAIALYDRAERPWANLHPNMLLAQAYLAADRDADAEHAGLAALEIAERWPEQRFPAGYTRQVLANASGAQGRYADSAEHALEAVGWADRHGVPDLAASARHSLAFAYEQLGRDADAAAILESALPEMIEHLDDPTVVNARWALARCLGRLEDYRGAAEQYLLAASAAEQFPQQGGHAMLAASAGHALRAAGLPEEARRAFDRAVILLRVLPDPINLAKTLRALAWVTFGESEETGHDSEREDVLDQVLLLFAEAAQVLEAAEGSGDYERDAQVIAYELAETDDQLARLHLNADLSDKAMPYAERAASGFRALLPHSAMDYDFSEQMVAWLLDRYGSRDAAVERLREAIAACTEAGVEAVRCVAFLEQLAD; encoded by the coding sequence ATGCCCATCCTGCCCAGCACGAGCGAGTCGGCGTTCCAGCGACCGTCCTGGACGGCCGGGGAACTGCGCACGGCCCTGGAGGCGAACGAGGACGAGCCCGCGGGCCGGGCCCGTTCGGTGCGAGCTGAAGCGCTGTTGGCCGCCGCCGACAAGCTCGGCGACCCCGAGATCCAGATCCGCGCTCTGCACACCGTCATCGAGGCCTACGAGCGGGGCGGGGAGAGCTTCCGCTCGCCGGTCCTGTTCTCGCGCCTCCTGCGGCTGTGGGACCGGCACGGCAAGACCCTGCGCGACGCGAGCCGTCTGGAGTACGAGACGCACTGGGTCTTCAAGTGGATGACCTCGGACCTGCTCTCCGTCCCCGAAGTCCCGCTGGCCACGGTCCACGGATTCGTCGACGAGATGGAGCGCCGCTACCGCCTGGCCGGCTACGGCATGCGGGCCGTCCATGCGCAGCGCTTCCGCATAGCGGAGCACCTGGGGGACACCGCGCAGGCTGAGACGCACTTCGGCCGCTGGCTGGCCGCCGAGCGCGACCTGATGAGCGACTGCCGGGCCTGCGAGCACCTGGCGCAGGGGGCGTGGCGGGCGGACCGCGGCGACGACCTCGCGGCGATGCGGCTGTGGCGGCCGACGATCGAGAACGAGATCTCGTGCCTGGACGAGCCGGCCAGCACCTTGGCCGGGTCGTTGAAACCGCTGCTGAGGCTCCGCCGGTACGACGAAGCACGCGCGAACCACCTGCGCGGCTACCGTTTGCTGCGCGGACACGTCGAGCTGCGCACCGCCTTCGGACGCCACATCGAGTTCTGTGTGCTGTCCGGCAACGGCGCACGCGGCCTGGAGATCCTCGCGGAGAACCGGTGCCTGTTCGACCCGCCTTTCGAACCGCTGGACTACCTCGAGTTCCTGTCCTGCGTCGCCCTGCTGCTGCGCGGCCAGGTCCAAGCCGGATCGACCGCGTCCGTCGCCGGACCCGAAGGCCGCGACTGGCCGGTCGGGGAGCTGCTGGACCGCGTGCGGTCCGAGATCGAAGATCTCACCCGGCGCTTCGACGCACGCAACGGCACCGACGCGGTGAGCTCCCGCGTCGCCGCCACGATGGACCAGACGTGGCTGGTGGCGGAGCTGCCGCTGGTCGTCGCCGCGCGGCCGAGGGTGCCGGAGGCGCGGCGGGAGACACCGGAGCCGCCGGCGCTGCCTATCCAGCGTGAGTCAGCGGCCGAAACGGCCGAACCGGCTGACTTGGCCGATCCGGACACCGACACCGACTTCGACGACCTGCTCGCCGAGGCCCGCCGGCTGTTCGACGTGGCGCACCCCGGCGCGATGAAGATGTGGGAGCGGGTGGCGGTCGCGGCCGATCGCCGCGGGATCGAGCTCGATCTGGAGGCGCAGGGCCGGCTGGCCGAGGAACGGGCCGCCGACGCGCTCGACCGCGAGGACATGGACCGGGCGGTCCGGCTGCTCGGCGAGGCCGTCGAGCGGTATGAGGAGGGCGGGCTGGAAGGCCGCGCTGTCGCCGTGAAGGCGCGCAAGCTGCTGGCCGAGGCGTTGCAGAAGAAGACTTGCGAGCCCTTACAAGAGGAAGCGCTGGCCGCTCTGTACGCGACCGCCCGGGTGTTGCAGGCGCGCGGCCTCGCCGAACCCGAGGACGTGCTCACCGTCCGCCGGGCCCAGGCTTTCGAAGCCCGTCGGACGACCGAGATCGGCGCCGACCCCGACGGCGAGGCCGATTTCGAAGCCCGCCGCGAATCAGCCTTCGACCACTTCGCGGCCAGCGTCGAGGCGCTGCTGGCCGACGCCGTCGAGTTCGACGTGCCGGCCCGCGCGGCCGCCGCGCACACCATGCGGGCGGAGATCGCGCAGCGGCGCGGCCGTCCCGAGGAGTCGGTGCCGGAGCTGCTGGCGGCCATCGCGCTGTACGACCGCGCCGAGCGGCCGTGGGCGAACCTGCACCCGAACATGCTCCTCGCGCAGGCCTACCTGGCCGCCGACCGGGACGCCGACGCCGAGCACGCCGGGCTGGCGGCCCTGGAGATCGCCGAACGCTGGCCCGAGCAGCGGTTCCCGGCCGGCTACACGCGCCAGGTCCTGGCCAACGCCAGCGGCGCGCAGGGGCGGTACGCCGACAGCGCCGAGCACGCGCTGGAAGCCGTCGGGTGGGCCGACCGGCACGGCGTCCCCGACCTGGCCGCCAGCGCGCGGCACAGCCTGGCGTTCGCCTACGAGCAACTGGGCCGGGACGCCGACGCCGCCGCCATCCTGGAGTCCGCGCTCCCGGAGATGATCGAGCACCTCGACGACCCGACGGTGGTCAACGCCCGCTGGGCGCTGGCCCGCTGCCTGGGACGCCTGGAGGACTACCGGGGCGCCGCCGAGCAGTACCTGCTGGCCGCCTCCGCCGCCGAGCAATTCCCGCAGCAGGGCGGGCACGCGATGCTCGCGGCGTCCGCCGGGCACGCGCTGCGCGCCGCCGGGCTCCCAGAGGAGGCGCGGCGGGCGTTCGACCGGGCGGTGATCCTGTTGCGCGTGCTGCCGGATCCGATCAACCTGGCCAAGACCCTCAGGGCCCTGGCCTGGGTGACCTTCGGCGAGTCGGAGGAGACCGGGCACGACAGCGAGCGCGAGGACGTCCTGGACCAGGTGCTGCTGCTGTTCGCGGAGGCCGCGCAGGTCCTGGAGGCGGCCGAGGGCTCCGGCGACTACGAGCGCGACGCCCAGGTCATCGCCTACGAACTGGCCGAGACCGACGACCAGCTGGCCCGGCTGCACCTCAACGCCGACCTGTCCGACAAGGCGATGCCGTACGCCGAGCGCGCCGCCTCGGGCTTCCGGGCGCTGCTCCCGCACAGCGCGATGGACTACGACTTCTCCGAGCAGATGGTCGCCTGGCTGCTGGACCGGTACGGCAGCCGGGACGCCGCGGTCGAGCGGCTGCGCGAGGCGATCGCGGCGTGCACGGAGGCCGGGGTCGAGGCGGTGCGCTGCGTGGCGTTCCTGGAGCAGCTGGCGGACTGA
- a CDS encoding DUF397 domain-containing protein produces the protein MEIDQLKTGWRKSSASSGNGACVETTSVKADEILVRNSRDPEGPVLSFTKAEWVAFVAGVKAGEFDAIV, from the coding sequence ATGGAAATCGATCAGCTCAAGACAGGTTGGCGTAAGTCCAGCGCGTCGAGCGGCAATGGCGCCTGCGTCGAGACCACCAGCGTCAAAGCAGACGAGATCCTCGTCCGCAACAGCCGGGACCCCGAGGGCCCGGTCCTGTCCTTCACCAAAGCCGAATGGGTCGCCTTCGTCGCCGGTGTGAAGGCCGGGGAGTTCGACGCGATCGTCTAA
- a CDS encoding helix-turn-helix domain-containing protein: protein MRANQRNQPVTGINVLRWELGSELRTLRLAAGKSIADAARCLECSDAKISRMENGQRGAVARDVRDLCKFYGVPAQRRDQLMALSREAVDADKGTTPIPAKYSTFIALESQARSLRNYEMTFIPGLLQTERYARETITRNGDNRAAAEVETRVQIRMDRQKRLWNEESSLRAHFIVDENVLWRPAGVDPRTRAMREEQIDRLIRATRLPHVTLQIIPYGAGFYQGMEGATIHLLNLDEGPKTSSACYVEGVFRELFVRGHGEITAIGEKFAAMAETALSAGDSRKFLMRLLRGNYEHWSSVRPTGPAGLGKVAMS from the coding sequence GTGCGAGCCAACCAGCGGAACCAGCCGGTGACCGGGATCAACGTTCTGCGCTGGGAGCTCGGCAGCGAGTTGCGCACACTCCGCCTCGCGGCCGGCAAGAGCATCGCCGACGCCGCCAGGTGTCTGGAGTGCTCGGACGCGAAGATAAGCCGGATGGAGAACGGCCAGCGCGGGGCCGTCGCACGGGACGTGCGCGACTTGTGCAAGTTCTATGGAGTGCCGGCGCAGCGGCGGGACCAGCTGATGGCGCTGAGCCGGGAGGCCGTCGACGCGGACAAGGGGACGACCCCCATCCCGGCCAAATACTCGACCTTCATCGCGCTCGAATCCCAGGCCCGAAGCCTTCGCAACTACGAGATGACCTTCATTCCCGGACTGCTTCAGACCGAGCGGTACGCCCGAGAGACGATCACGCGGAACGGCGACAACCGCGCAGCGGCTGAGGTGGAGACCCGGGTTCAGATCCGTATGGATCGGCAGAAGAGGCTTTGGAACGAAGAAAGCTCGCTGAGGGCTCACTTCATCGTGGACGAGAACGTTCTCTGGCGCCCGGCGGGGGTCGATCCCCGGACCCGCGCCATGCGCGAAGAACAGATCGATCGGCTCATCCGGGCGACGCGCCTGCCGCACGTGACCCTTCAGATCATCCCGTATGGTGCGGGTTTCTATCAGGGTATGGAGGGGGCCACGATTCATCTCCTGAATCTCGACGAAGGGCCCAAGACCAGTAGCGCTTGCTATGTCGAAGGCGTGTTCCGTGAGCTCTTCGTCCGTGGCCACGGCGAGATCACGGCTATCGGGGAGAAGTTCGCGGCCATGGCCGAAACGGCACTGAGCGCGGGGGACAGCCGAAAATTTCTCATGCGTCTTCTCCGGGGAAATTACGAACACTGGTCCTCCGTACGGCCAACCGGGCCGGCGGGCTTAGGGAAGGTAGCGATGTCATGA
- a CDS encoding HSP90 family protein, which produces MVSKSASAATDAGGRGLPSAHAFQVDLRGIVDLLSHHLYSSPRVFVRELLQNAVDAITARRASDGAAPAVVRIVADGARVQVRDSGIGLTEDEVHRFLATIGRSSKRGGVGGDGFGDGLGDAASVLELGRGDFLGRFGIGLLACFVVADEITVVTRSAVDPAAPAVEWRGAADGHYDIRTLAPDETPEQPGTTVTLKPSPGKEFWFQAPRVVELARDFGSLLPYETVLEDEAGYTYRITETPPVWDREYPSPGTRFEALAAYCQDTLGFAPLDVIELNIPLLGIKGAAYILPTAATTSDQGGHRVHIKGMLLTDQARGLLPDWAFFVRCVIDTDTLRPTASREALYEDDRLAAVREALGDRVRDWLAGLAATDPPRLNRLLAVHYLGVKALARFDDDLFALTLPWLPFETTSGRLPLTAFADQHSVIHLTAGDEEFQQVSQIAAAVGLGVVNGGYTYDADLVRKLPRALPGVAVLDLDPETVAAHLDTVDSTEELAAGPLLATARRVLDALDCDVALRAFHPVTIPALLLDGRDARHERARADAEAEAAADGDDLWAGILGALRTVGPRARLVLNHRSPLIQGLVELDDAELAATGVEAVYGQALLLSKRPIRSSETALLNRAFLGLLGHAVGRRRDPEAEEED; this is translated from the coding sequence CTGGTCTCCAAGTCCGCGTCCGCCGCCACTGATGCCGGTGGGCGTGGTCTTCCGTCCGCTCATGCCTTCCAGGTGGATCTGCGGGGGATCGTTGATCTGCTTTCACATCATCTTTACTCCAGTCCGCGGGTGTTCGTGCGGGAGCTTTTGCAGAATGCGGTGGATGCGATCACTGCTCGGCGTGCTTCGGACGGGGCGGCGCCGGCTGTGGTGCGGATCGTCGCCGATGGGGCTCGGGTGCAGGTGCGGGACAGTGGGATCGGGTTGACCGAGGATGAGGTGCACCGGTTTCTGGCGACGATCGGGCGGAGTTCCAAGCGGGGCGGGGTGGGGGGCGACGGGTTCGGTGACGGGCTCGGTGATGCCGCCAGTGTGCTGGAGCTGGGGCGGGGTGACTTCCTCGGGCGGTTCGGGATCGGGTTGCTGGCGTGCTTCGTGGTCGCCGATGAGATCACCGTCGTCACCAGGTCGGCTGTGGACCCCGCGGCGCCGGCGGTTGAGTGGCGAGGCGCGGCCGACGGGCACTACGACATCAGGACTTTGGCTCCCGACGAGACGCCCGAGCAGCCCGGCACCACTGTCACCCTGAAGCCCAGCCCCGGCAAGGAGTTCTGGTTCCAGGCGCCGCGGGTCGTGGAGCTGGCGCGGGACTTCGGCAGTCTGCTGCCCTACGAGACCGTCCTCGAGGACGAGGCCGGCTACACCTACCGCATCACCGAGACCCCGCCGGTCTGGGACCGGGAGTACCCCTCGCCGGGCACCCGGTTCGAGGCGCTGGCCGCCTACTGCCAGGACACGCTCGGGTTCGCGCCGCTGGACGTCATCGAGCTCAACATCCCGCTGCTGGGCATCAAGGGCGCCGCCTACATCCTCCCGACCGCGGCGACCACCTCCGATCAGGGCGGCCACCGGGTCCACATCAAGGGCATGCTGCTCACGGACCAGGCCCGGGGCCTGCTGCCGGACTGGGCCTTCTTCGTGCGCTGTGTCATCGACACCGACACGCTGCGTCCCACCGCGTCGCGGGAGGCCCTGTACGAGGACGACCGCCTGGCCGCGGTGCGCGAGGCCCTCGGCGACCGGGTCCGCGACTGGCTCGCCGGGCTGGCCGCGACCGATCCGCCGCGCCTGAACCGGCTGCTGGCCGTGCACTACCTCGGGGTCAAGGCGCTGGCGCGCTTCGACGACGATCTGTTTGCCCTCACTCTTCCGTGGCTCCCGTTCGAGACCACGTCCGGGCGGCTGCCGCTGACCGCGTTCGCCGACCAGCACAGTGTCATCCACCTGACGGCCGGCGACGAGGAGTTCCAGCAGGTCTCGCAGATCGCGGCGGCGGTCGGCCTCGGTGTCGTCAACGGCGGCTACACCTATGACGCCGACCTGGTCCGCAAGCTGCCGCGCGCGCTGCCCGGCGTCGCCGTCCTGGACCTGGATCCGGAGACCGTCGCGGCGCATCTGGACACCGTCGACAGCACCGAGGAACTGGCCGCCGGTCCGCTGCTGGCCACCGCCCGCCGGGTCCTGGACGCCCTGGACTGCGACGTCGCCCTGCGCGCGTTCCACCCGGTCACCATCCCCGCGCTGCTCCTGGACGGCCGCGACGCCCGGCACGAGCGGGCCCGGGCCGACGCCGAGGCCGAGGCCGCCGCCGACGGCGACGACCTGTGGGCCGGCATCCTCGGCGCGCTGCGGACCGTCGGGCCGCGGGCCCGCCTGGTGCTGAACCATCGCAGCCCGCTGATCCAGGGCCTGGTCGAGCTGGACGACGCCGAGCTGGCCGCCACCGGCGTCGAGGCGGTCTACGGTCAGGCGCTGCTGCTGTCCAAGCGGCCGATCCGGTCCAGCGAGACGGCGCTGCTCAACCGGGCCTTCCTGGGGCTGCTCGGCCACGCGGTCGGGCGGCGCCGGGACCCCGAGGCCGAGGAAGAGGACTGA